In Aedes albopictus strain Foshan chromosome 3, AalbF5, whole genome shotgun sequence, the genomic window tattaacgagatttttagccctaggctagttcatctcgggacccacactttacttcccttccgaaggaagaactcacattttgcgagtttgtcgggagtgggattcgatcccaggtcctcggcgtgatagtcaagtgttctaaccatcacaccaggtccgctccgcaccaataatttctggaggagtcctagtttctctctagatatttctccaaggataaggattttttttaggatttcttaagTTGATATGCAGACTCTATGATACAGTATGGAGGCACCCTATAATTTTGTAGGGCATTCGTGGTCACGTAGTAGAAGCTACAGATCGTCTTGGCTGGCGTTAATCAACGAagcgattgattaatttttaagGGCTTATGGCGTAGAATGCTCTCATGGAATCAAAAATCTTATAGCCGTTTATCACGAACGATTTTTTGCGAATTCATAGATTGAAAAAACAAATTGTAACCCATTTCATCGCTATGCGTTTATTCCTTTGGAAACTATAACTGACATTATTCTTTTCTCATCTACCACCAtacagagaattcctccagcacctGTCCTCGCCACGGACCGTTCAATCCAATCCATCCTGCCTGCTGAAATCGGAAGTGGTCTGCGATAGACGGTCGCCTTCCATCGTGTTCCAACTGACCCCCACGGCGCAAGCCGAAGCCAAACTCAAGAAGATCGAATTCAACAGTGCGAATCTTTCGACGCTGGAACTGCTCCAGCTGTGCAACAAGCACGTTTCCAGCCTAGCCCCCAAAGAGATCGTCTCCAGTGGCCTCAAGACCAAATCCGAGAAGAAGGCCGGCGGCACCAAGCGACGATAGAACGCGGAGTGATCGTTCCGTTTTACAGCAACCCAGGAGAAAAAATGACGGACAAAAAGATAAAGGGTGGCCACATGGCCATCATCGAGAACTGGTACCATCAGATTCCTGCCTTTACCGATGTGTTTACCGAGGAGAGTTTTTACATGTTTGTGGTGTGCTTCGTGGCGGCCACCATCTGCGTGGTGTTCATTCTGTCGCGGTTCATCACGTTGAAACCGGTGGACTAATCAAACTATCGTAATACCGCCATAAATATGGGTAAAGGGAAGGACTCAAATTGGTGCATTGGGAGGAAAAAGTCAGCTTTAGATAATAAAATTTGCTAAATTTAATAATTACATGAATGTTTGTATTATGCTAAGAAAAGAAATGTCTTGCATTGCCACGATGGCTACATTTTTGTCCTATCGAAGAAATCCTTACTTATTCGTATGTTTTAATCTAATTCAAACTATTTATTCAGTAAGACCATGCTAAGAGTgtctgggtttgattcccggtcggttcaggatcttttctcaagcgtttttttaaataattttttgaCGTTCTCCTGCTTTTTGAGGCATATTTTCACATTACATGGCTCGATACACAATCGAAGAATTTCCTTCTTCCCCTCATGGAATAGTACTCGCAAAAATTCCGGGAATATCTAGAATAATTCGGTCTTaagaaaaatcccgggagaaatcgcaAAAGTAATACAACATCACGGGAGCAATCCATGAGagaatcctgaagtaatcccgaAAGAATCTGAAGAGAAGTCCTGGATGAAGGAACCTCtaaactgcccccattcgcacaacagtcccatgtgaatacgaaacccagcaaacatgagactgttatgcgaataggggcagtaaaggcatcaatgaaggaatcgctggaggaataccaaaaggattcctgaaaaaaaaatattaaaagaatctcagaaagattccctggaaatccctgaagaaatcctgcgcGAAATTCAGGAAGAATAGTTGCAGGAATCAAGGAAGTAATCTGTTAAGAAGCCCCTAAAaggatcctgaagaaatcccggaagtaatccGGGAAtaaaagaatctccgaaagaatgtcgaaatcccgggaagaaataatgaagaatcccgggaggaattccagaaattatCCTATAGAAGTAATCCCGGAAAGAACACTGaaaggaatcttgagagaaaaCCTACACTGAGAAAACTGATCTAAAGGCTTTACGGCGCGTCATCATAATCATCAATCATTGCTCTCAAACTTTGAAGATGCAAAGCTCGAGTTCTATAGAACTGTATACTGTATACTGCATGAAATGAATAGGAAAATTAATCGTTTGCTTGTTAACATGCTTACATGTGAATAATCGACTAAGTTTTTAGTAAGATCAGTGGACTGGAACTAGAGATTTGCATCGTAAAAATCCGAGGGTAATGACTAATGATGATGAAAGAAAGGAAGATAGCAAAATAACAAGAGGATCACGTATCACCTTAAAAAGTTCATAAGTTTGTCTTATGAAATTCCGACGTTAGAAAAAACTtttgatttccataagaaattcgtATGAAGTCATTTCATAAGACaacttatgaaatatttttgcgcAAAATAAAAaagtcgcaacctggaatcgaccCAGGGTCGTCGAGATCGGAGGACGCGTGCTTTACTGaagcgcccatcgacgcttcggaagttggggtggttcctggagaaatgcttgaaagaattctggaacaatctctaaaataatttcaggagaaacctctgaagaaacctcagaaaTGATCAATGAAGGAATACTGGAAGGTAACGTGAAAAGAATCCCGGGGATAATCGCAAAAATGCCGAAGAATCCGGGACAAACCaatgaaaaaatcccgggagattCTTTGAAAAGATCTAGGgacaaactcttggagaaattcagaaaaaaaattctaaataaatctcaggaggaacccctgaaaaaattccGGGAGCAAATAACGAGAAATGTGGaaagggattccggcagaaatcTCTTAGGGACCCCGGGAGACATCCTTGAAAGAATATTAAAATTAATCTTGGAAGACATCC contains:
- the LOC109413547 gene encoding uncharacterized protein LOC109413547, with translation MSIKVGGTFSRSGGIVSAIGKQLKLINLKAVQRITVTFDPFQENAVPTREFLQHLSSPRTVQSNPSCLLKSEVVCDRRSPSIVFQLTPTAQAEAKLKKIEFNSANLSTLELLQLCNKHVSSLAPKEIVSSGLKTKSEKKAGGTKRR
- the LOC109425670 gene encoding uncharacterized protein LOC109425670, whose amino-acid sequence is MTDKKIKGGHMAIIENWYHQIPAFTDVFTEESFYMFVVCFVAATICVVFILSRFITLKPVD